The stretch of DNA GAATGCGTCATGGAAAACCCGTAATTTTGACTATCAGGACAGGAAAGATGTTTGTGGAAGGAATCAAATTTTACCTTTCGGATAATGGAGTATGGCTGACGGATTTTGTAGATGCAAAATATATTTCAAAGTAAAAAATGAAAAGAACATTGGTAATTGGGGATATTCACGGGGGCTTTAGAGCATTGAAACAGGTTTTAGAGCGTGCAGAGGTAACAGTTGATGATCAGTTAATTTTTCTTGGTGATTATGTCGACGGATGGAGTGAATCCTCTCATATCATTGAGTTTTTAATGGATCTGTCCGAAAAGCAAGATTGTATTTTCATCAAAGGAAATCATGATGCCTGGTGTGAAGATTGGATTTCCTTGGGTGAAACTCCGGATGTCTGGCTCTTTCACGGAGGCAGAAAAACCATTGAAAGTTACGAAGGATATTCTGAAGAAGAGCTGGAGAAACATTTAGTTTTTTTTCGACGTATGAAAAATTATTATGTAGATGATCAAAACCGATTGTTCATTCATGCAGGCTACTCTTCAATGCATGGCCCTGAAAAAGAAATGTATTCCAGCAATTATCGATGGGACAGAACACTTTGGGAAACTGCCGTTTCGATGGATAAGAAGCTGAGTAAGAATTCAGGGCTCTGTCCGAAGAGGTTGCTTTTATACAAAGAGATCTTCATAGGGCATACTTCGACCCTAGAGTTAGGGATTAGCTATCCTCTCAATAAAGCAAATATCTGGAATTTAGACACGGGAGCAGCTTATACAGGCGCTTTGTCCATTATGGATGTTGACACCAAAGAATTCTGGCAAAGTGATCCGCTTCCAGGTTTATATCCTAAAGAAAATGGAAGGAATACACGATAACTAATCCAATATAAATAGTTTTATTCGTGGCA from Chryseobacterium piperi encodes:
- a CDS encoding metallophosphoesterase yields the protein MKRTLVIGDIHGGFRALKQVLERAEVTVDDQLIFLGDYVDGWSESSHIIEFLMDLSEKQDCIFIKGNHDAWCEDWISLGETPDVWLFHGGRKTIESYEGYSEEELEKHLVFFRRMKNYYVDDQNRLFIHAGYSSMHGPEKEMYSSNYRWDRTLWETAVSMDKKLSKNSGLCPKRLLLYKEIFIGHTSTLELGISYPLNKANIWNLDTGAAYTGALSIMDVDTKEFWQSDPLPGLYPKENGRNTR